The following proteins are co-located in the Acidicapsa acidisoli genome:
- the lepA gene encoding translation elongation factor 4 yields the protein MDSSLLRNFAIIAHIDHGKSTLSDRLLELTGSVTAREMHAQLLDAMDLERERGITIKAHAVRMMYKARNGITYQLNLIDTPGHVDFSYEVSRSLASCEGALLVVDASQGVEAQTLANAFLAINGGLEIIPVINKIDLPSADVTRTQEAIEQAVGLDATDAIPVSAKTGVGVEDVLEAIVHRLPPPKGDIDAPLQALIFDSWFDPYRGVVVLARVVHGRMRQGQKIRFLSNGRVFNIDTMGVLTPKPVAIAELTAGEVGFFTATIKNVADTKIGDTVTDDENPATEALPGFMEIMPMVFAGIYTVDSHEHTLLRDALEKLRLNDSSFFFEPESSVALGFGFRCGFLGLLHMEIIQERIEREYNLDLITTAPSVRYKIELTSGEVVEVENPSRWPEPTNIERIEEPVINAMILTNEEYVGGILKLVEEKRGRQKNFEYVSATRVMLTYELPLNEIVLDFYDRLKSVSRGYASLDYQLAGMWTSPMVKMDILVSGEPVDALSIIVHRDLAYERGKALVAKMRELIPRQQFEVAIQAAIGAKIVARETVAALRKNVIAKCYGGDISRKRKLLEKQKEGKKRMKRIGKVDIPQEAFLAVLRVGEDTQS from the coding sequence ATGGATTCAAGTCTCCTAAGAAATTTCGCCATTATCGCCCATATCGACCACGGAAAGTCGACTCTCTCGGACCGTCTGCTGGAGTTGACCGGCTCCGTTACCGCACGCGAAATGCATGCTCAGTTGTTGGACGCAATGGATCTGGAACGGGAGCGCGGCATCACCATCAAAGCGCATGCCGTTCGCATGATGTACAAGGCGAGAAACGGCATTACCTACCAGCTGAACCTGATCGACACGCCGGGCCATGTGGACTTCAGCTACGAGGTTTCGCGCTCGCTGGCCTCGTGCGAGGGAGCGCTGCTGGTGGTGGACGCAAGCCAGGGCGTAGAAGCGCAAACACTAGCCAACGCCTTCCTGGCCATCAATGGCGGACTGGAAATTATCCCGGTTATCAACAAGATCGACCTTCCCTCGGCCGACGTTACGCGCACACAGGAGGCCATTGAGCAGGCCGTTGGCCTGGACGCGACCGATGCCATCCCGGTATCCGCCAAGACCGGCGTGGGCGTCGAAGACGTTCTGGAAGCCATTGTGCATCGCCTGCCGCCGCCCAAGGGCGACATCGACGCGCCGCTGCAGGCCCTGATCTTCGATTCCTGGTTCGATCCTTATCGCGGGGTCGTCGTGCTGGCGCGCGTGGTTCATGGACGCATGCGGCAAGGTCAGAAGATCCGTTTTCTCTCCAACGGGCGTGTCTTCAACATCGACACCATGGGTGTTCTTACCCCCAAGCCCGTGGCAATTGCGGAGTTGACCGCGGGCGAGGTCGGCTTCTTTACGGCGACGATCAAGAACGTTGCCGACACGAAGATCGGCGACACCGTTACCGACGACGAGAACCCGGCGACAGAGGCTCTGCCTGGATTCATGGAGATCATGCCCATGGTCTTCGCCGGCATCTACACTGTCGATTCGCATGAACATACGCTGTTGCGAGACGCACTCGAAAAGCTGCGCCTCAACGACTCTTCGTTCTTCTTTGAACCGGAAAGCTCCGTGGCGCTGGGTTTCGGCTTTCGATGCGGTTTCCTGGGCCTGCTTCACATGGAGATCATCCAGGAGCGCATCGAGCGCGAGTACAACCTGGACCTGATCACCACGGCCCCCAGCGTGCGCTACAAGATCGAACTGACCAGCGGCGAAGTCGTGGAAGTCGAAAATCCCTCGCGCTGGCCCGAGCCAACCAATATCGAGCGGATCGAAGAGCCGGTCATCAACGCGATGATCCTCACCAACGAAGAGTACGTTGGCGGAATTCTCAAGCTGGTGGAAGAAAAGCGTGGCCGGCAGAAGAATTTCGAGTATGTCTCGGCGACGCGCGTGATGCTGACGTACGAGTTGCCGCTCAACGAGATTGTCCTCGACTTCTACGATCGCCTTAAATCTGTCTCGCGCGGCTATGCATCGCTGGACTACCAATTGGCCGGCATGTGGACATCGCCGATGGTGAAGATGGACATTCTGGTCTCCGGCGAGCCTGTGGACGCGCTCTCTATCATCGTGCATCGCGACCTGGCTTATGAACGCGGCAAGGCGCTCGTTGCCAAGATGCGGGAACTCATTCCCAGGCAACAGTTTGAGGTTGCCATCCAGGCGGCAATCGGAGCAAAGATCGTCGCTCGCGAGACTGTTGCCGCCTTGCGTAAGAATGTTATCGCCAAGTGCTATGGGGGCGATATCAGCCGCAAGCGCAAACTTCTTGAGAAGCAAAAAGAAGGAAAGAAGCGCATGAAGCGCATCGGCAAAGTAGACATCCCCCAGGAAGCATTTCTCGCCGTGCTGCGAGTCGGGGAAGACACGCAATCCTGA